A genome region from Neptunomonas japonica JAMM 1380 includes the following:
- a CDS encoding esterase-like activity of phytase family protein: MSRLAIILTLAALSTSSAIFAGNATQAVPEYDATLKTHAQLPAQSFVLPPKNAPLYFNQSGRFTAKDNHRMSTAYGIYDDVTKLARPFPGQPLQGFSGIRSLGNNQFLVLTDNGFGTKANSPDAMLMFHEITADWKSGRVIIDKTTFLSDPNNKVPFPIIDETGKQRYLTGADFDIESIQPVSDGYWFGDEFGPWLLKTNKNGVIQNVIATQIDETLYTSPDNAFVKLANPGKDAPPIITKRSGGYEGMAISRDGKTLYPLLEKPVYDANTAASETINGQPVLRILAFDNVKQQWKDSIRYYPLAAASHAIGDFNMIDAHRALIIERDSGQGDPREGWAPNPAQFKRIYLIDLREVDEKNVLRKIAYIDLMKIKDPDGIAPRGTQDGIFSFPFVTIEDVDRVDEETIIVANDNNYPFSVGRQQGRADDNEFILLNVANFLKAK; encoded by the coding sequence ATGTCACGTTTAGCCATCATTCTGACCTTAGCAGCGTTAAGCACTTCTTCAGCAATCTTTGCTGGCAACGCTACCCAAGCGGTACCTGAATATGACGCCACCCTAAAAACGCATGCTCAACTACCCGCCCAGTCATTCGTATTACCGCCAAAAAATGCCCCTCTCTACTTTAACCAGTCTGGACGCTTTACCGCAAAAGACAACCACCGCATGAGCACTGCTTACGGAATCTATGATGATGTAACAAAACTTGCTCGCCCTTTCCCTGGCCAGCCTTTACAAGGGTTTTCCGGAATCCGATCACTCGGCAATAACCAATTTCTCGTACTCACAGACAACGGTTTTGGCACTAAAGCAAACTCTCCGGATGCTATGCTGATGTTTCATGAAATCACAGCCGATTGGAAAAGCGGCCGTGTGATCATTGATAAAACAACCTTCCTGTCTGATCCTAATAACAAAGTGCCTTTTCCTATCATTGATGAGACAGGTAAACAGCGCTACCTGACTGGTGCTGATTTTGACATCGAGTCAATTCAGCCGGTTAGCGACGGGTACTGGTTTGGAGACGAGTTTGGCCCTTGGCTGTTAAAGACTAATAAGAATGGTGTCATCCAAAACGTAATCGCCACACAAATCGACGAGACACTCTATACCTCTCCCGATAACGCCTTTGTAAAGCTAGCCAACCCTGGTAAGGACGCTCCCCCAATCATAACTAAACGTTCCGGCGGCTATGAAGGAATGGCGATATCTCGTGACGGTAAAACACTATATCCACTGTTAGAAAAACCAGTTTACGATGCCAACACGGCCGCTTCTGAAACCATCAACGGCCAGCCAGTGCTACGCATTTTGGCATTTGATAATGTAAAACAACAATGGAAGGATAGTATCCGCTACTACCCGTTAGCCGCTGCCAGTCATGCCATTGGTGATTTCAATATGATTGATGCACACCGCGCACTGATTATTGAACGCGACAGTGGCCAAGGGGATCCACGTGAAGGCTGGGCGCCTAACCCTGCTCAGTTTAAACGAATCTACTTGATCGACTTGCGTGAGGTGGATGAGAAAAATGTTCTACGCAAGATTGCTTATATCGATTTGATGAAAATCAAAGACCCAGACGGCATTGCACCCCGTGGCACTCAAGATGGTATTTTCAGCTTCCCATTTGTTACGATCGAAGATGTCGATCGTGTGGATGAAGAAACAATTATCGTCGCTAACGATAACAACTACCCCTTCTCCGTTGGTCGTCAGCAAGGACGTGCTGATGACAACGAATTCATCCTGCTAAACGTTGCGAACTTTCTGAAAGCAAAATAA
- a CDS encoding universal stress protein, with protein MFTKKVLVALDASDAAEKAFKRGVLIADRMGCELEVLWLITPLPGHAIMRFMALLSADGMQIKQHYHQEKSFLKDVLARWRNDHFSLLIKSCDISHKGLLAPLDWQLLRQAPCPVLLVKRDSLWEGGKIMAAVDPLSCKKSCLQLNQSVLMMAGVISQETKADLQVIVSYAPPMLGADAESQSADMLADNVSRAAHALLDAMKVTAGTYHIGEGPPEYWIPNVAEEQHAALVVIGTHGRGGIKGALLGNTAERILDRLSCDVLVLREGLSGDFDELLNNV; from the coding sequence ATGTTTACTAAAAAGGTGCTAGTGGCATTGGATGCCAGTGATGCTGCTGAAAAAGCGTTTAAACGTGGAGTGTTAATCGCAGACCGGATGGGTTGCGAGCTTGAAGTGTTGTGGTTGATTACTCCGTTACCGGGTCACGCCATTATGCGCTTTATGGCGTTACTCAGCGCGGATGGTATGCAGATTAAGCAGCACTACCACCAAGAGAAGAGCTTTTTGAAAGATGTGCTGGCGCGTTGGAGAAATGATCACTTTTCATTGCTCATTAAAAGTTGCGACATCTCACATAAAGGTTTACTAGCTCCGCTTGATTGGCAGCTGTTGCGTCAGGCTCCATGCCCTGTGCTATTGGTGAAGCGTGATAGCTTGTGGGAGGGCGGTAAAATTATGGCTGCTGTTGACCCACTTTCGTGTAAAAAAAGCTGTTTGCAGTTAAACCAGAGTGTGCTGATGATGGCGGGTGTGATAAGCCAAGAAACTAAAGCAGACTTACAGGTGATTGTCTCATATGCACCACCGATGTTGGGCGCCGATGCAGAAAGCCAGTCAGCTGATATGTTAGCTGACAACGTTAGCCGTGCCGCACATGCTTTGTTAGATGCTATGAAGGTCACGGCTGGTACTTACCATATCGGAGAAGGTCCACCGGAATACTGGATCCCTAATGTGGCAGAGGAGCAACACGCTGCATTGGTGGTCATTGGTACACATGGTCGAGGTGGTATAAAAGGTGCTCTTTTAGGCAATACGGCAGAGCGTATACTCGATAGGCTTAGCTGTGATGTTCTGGTATTACGTGAAGGCTTGTCAGGAGATTTCGATGAGCTTTTGAATAATGTGTAA
- a CDS encoding efflux RND transporter permease subunit: protein MSNSSSTSGQTSKTASKLTSALLGPIKLSEQLIERVLFHKRMPVLLIFVLLTLWLGFQAVQIRPDASFVKMIPTSHPYVENYLKYRSDLSGLGNSLRVVVQAKDGDIFTAKFQDTLKQVTDEAFFIPGVDRSALKSIWTPNVRWTEVTEEGFEGGPVISPEYDGSTASLEQLRTNVLRSGQVGILVANDFKSAIIQMPLFDKDPSTGEKLNYQAFSSKVEELIRNKYETADIQIRITGFAKIVGDLIDGAKSVALFFAIAIGITLVLLYLYSGSITGTLIPIGCSLVAVIWQMGLLKTLGYGLDPYSMLVPFLVFAIGVSHGVQVVNTIRLEQSEGADPWLAARRAFRAIYIPGLTALLSDGLGFVTLMVIDIQVIQDLAVAASIGVAVIVLTNLLLLPLLMSYVGVGKKAIAKMHASQNKESSHWQLFIVFAKPRGAVTAVIFALFALGVGLYGSQNLKIGDLDKGAPELRADSRYNLDNAFVTDHYSTSSDIFVVMATTQADQCTSYATLALVDSFQAFLTNVPGIQNSVSLVNVSKRVTAGLNEGNLKWRSVSRNQYVINASLAYVPSGFMNGSCSLLPVIIFLDDHKAETLERVSTAIEGFAKQHNSDDLKFEMAAGNSGFEAATNDVIGIAQYEMLAWVYGVVSILCLLTFRSIKTVICIIAPLALTSVLCQALMAYLGIGVKVATLPVIALGVGIGVDYGIYIYSRLNSYLLQGKGLPEAYLATLKTTGSSVAFTGLTLAIGVVLWLFSPIKFQADMGVLLTFMFLWNMLGALILLPALACLLHKHNVAKTGENTHVY, encoded by the coding sequence ATGAGTAATTCATCGTCCACATCAGGGCAAACATCAAAAACGGCATCAAAGCTAACGTCTGCGCTGTTAGGTCCCATTAAGCTCTCCGAACAACTAATTGAAAGAGTCCTGTTTCACAAGCGCATGCCGGTGTTGCTTATTTTTGTTCTACTCACGCTCTGGCTCGGTTTTCAAGCGGTGCAGATTCGTCCTGATGCCAGCTTTGTGAAGATGATTCCCACGAGCCATCCTTATGTTGAAAACTATTTAAAATATCGTAGTGACCTTTCAGGTTTAGGTAATAGTCTGCGGGTTGTTGTACAAGCCAAAGATGGTGATATTTTTACCGCAAAATTTCAAGACACTCTAAAGCAAGTCACCGATGAAGCGTTCTTTATTCCGGGTGTGGATCGTTCAGCGCTTAAATCTATCTGGACACCCAACGTCCGTTGGACTGAGGTCACCGAAGAGGGTTTTGAAGGAGGGCCGGTAATCTCTCCTGAGTACGATGGCAGTACTGCCAGTTTAGAGCAACTGCGTACTAATGTGTTGCGTTCAGGGCAGGTGGGCATTCTTGTTGCGAATGACTTTAAATCCGCCATTATTCAGATGCCGCTGTTCGATAAAGACCCATCCACCGGCGAAAAGCTTAACTACCAAGCTTTTTCGAGCAAAGTAGAGGAGTTAATCCGTAATAAGTATGAAACCGCAGATATTCAAATCCGTATTACAGGGTTTGCAAAAATCGTTGGTGACTTAATTGATGGGGCTAAGTCAGTTGCACTCTTCTTCGCTATTGCGATTGGAATTACGCTGGTGTTGCTTTATCTCTACTCTGGCAGCATAACTGGCACACTCATTCCAATAGGCTGCTCATTAGTCGCTGTGATTTGGCAGATGGGTTTATTAAAAACTTTGGGTTATGGGTTGGACCCGTATTCAATGCTGGTGCCTTTTTTGGTGTTCGCTATTGGTGTAAGTCATGGTGTTCAGGTGGTAAACACCATTCGATTAGAGCAGTCAGAAGGTGCTGATCCGTGGTTAGCAGCACGGCGTGCTTTTCGTGCTATTTATATTCCAGGCTTAACAGCACTTTTATCGGATGGCTTAGGCTTTGTCACCCTAATGGTGATTGATATTCAGGTTATCCAAGATTTGGCCGTAGCTGCATCAATCGGTGTGGCAGTGATTGTTCTGACTAACCTATTATTACTGCCGCTCTTGATGTCGTATGTGGGTGTGGGTAAGAAAGCGATTGCTAAGATGCATGCGAGCCAAAATAAAGAAAGCTCACATTGGCAGCTGTTTATCGTGTTTGCTAAACCTCGTGGGGCTGTGACTGCTGTTATCTTTGCATTATTTGCTTTAGGTGTTGGCCTTTATGGTAGTCAAAATCTCAAAATTGGTGACTTGGATAAAGGTGCACCAGAGCTGCGTGCTGACTCGCGCTACAATCTCGATAATGCTTTTGTCACGGATCACTATTCCACCTCAAGCGATATATTTGTAGTGATGGCGACAACACAAGCAGACCAGTGTACTAGCTATGCGACACTGGCGTTGGTGGACAGTTTCCAAGCGTTTTTAACTAACGTGCCAGGTATTCAAAACAGTGTGTCACTGGTGAATGTATCTAAGCGTGTGACTGCTGGATTAAACGAAGGCAATCTCAAATGGCGCAGTGTTAGCCGTAATCAGTATGTGATTAACGCTTCATTGGCTTATGTTCCTTCAGGCTTTATGAACGGTAGTTGCTCATTACTGCCGGTGATTATTTTCTTGGATGACCATAAGGCAGAAACCCTTGAGAGAGTTTCAACTGCCATCGAAGGGTTTGCAAAACAGCATAATAGTGATGACCTTAAGTTTGAAATGGCTGCTGGGAACAGCGGCTTTGAAGCTGCCACTAATGACGTCATTGGTATCGCGCAATACGAGATGTTGGCGTGGGTGTATGGTGTGGTTAGTATTCTATGCTTGTTAACATTTCGTTCGATAAAAACCGTGATCTGTATTATTGCACCACTAGCGCTCACTTCGGTGTTGTGCCAAGCGTTAATGGCGTACCTAGGGATTGGTGTGAAAGTAGCCACCTTGCCCGTCATCGCTTTAGGTGTGGGCATCGGGGTGGATTATGGCATCTATATATACTCTCGCTTAAATAGTTATCTATTGCAGGGCAAGGGTTTGCCAGAGGCTTATTTGGCAACATTAAAGACTACGGGATCATCAGTGGCTTTTACCGGGCTTACACTAGCCATTGGCGTGGTACTGTGGTTATTTTCACCCATTAAATTTCAGGCCGATATGGGCGTGCTGCTCACCTTTATGTTTCTTTGGAACATGTTAGGTGCACTCATACTGCTGCCGGCGCTGGCGTGTTTATTACATAAGCATAATGTCGCTAAAACGGGGGAGAACACGCATGTTTACTAA
- a CDS encoding WD40/YVTN/BNR-like repeat-containing protein, whose protein sequence is MLRAKTTGQRACRYLFLLLITVTPFSFAMVDRIDTASLISYRASDGLLLDVAKAGERLVAVGDQGRVLISDDQGKQWRQVQSPVSVLLTAVFFSDVKHGWAVGHDGVLIHTKDAGETWVKQLDGRQLNALQFKTYQALVDAGGDPLAQDLPVDELEFYLEDAALAEEEGPTQPLLDVFFINNQQGFLLGSYGSFLKTEDGGEHWSVLSHRLPNPDRFHLNALSLVSQDSRQVLIIAGEAGLLFRSNDLGESWVALDSPYEGSFFGLSSFEQQGQSQLLALGLRGHLFTSGNTGDSWQQIELHSSSSLTSASAYGNELMLVGLGGLVLHTSVNDDLVGSFKSFEQHDRRAWSSVVRVGDGWVVVGEKGIKRISDKALEASYE, encoded by the coding sequence ATGCTCAGAGCTAAAACAACCGGCCAACGAGCTTGCCGGTATCTATTTTTGTTGTTGATAACCGTGACTCCATTTAGCTTTGCGATGGTTGATAGAATTGATACAGCCAGTCTCATATCTTATAGGGCTAGTGATGGTTTGTTACTTGATGTTGCCAAAGCGGGTGAGCGTCTTGTTGCTGTAGGTGATCAAGGTCGAGTACTGATTTCTGATGATCAGGGTAAACAATGGCGCCAAGTTCAATCACCGGTCAGTGTGCTACTAACGGCTGTATTTTTTTCCGATGTAAAACATGGTTGGGCCGTTGGCCACGATGGCGTATTGATACACACAAAAGATGCCGGAGAAACCTGGGTTAAGCAGCTCGATGGTCGGCAATTGAATGCATTGCAATTTAAAACGTATCAGGCGTTGGTTGATGCTGGCGGTGACCCACTAGCGCAAGACTTACCCGTGGATGAGTTGGAATTTTATTTAGAAGATGCGGCACTAGCCGAAGAAGAGGGGCCAACTCAACCGCTGTTAGATGTTTTCTTTATTAATAATCAGCAAGGCTTTTTATTGGGCTCGTATGGTTCATTTTTAAAAACAGAAGATGGAGGTGAGCATTGGTCAGTATTATCTCATCGCTTACCTAACCCCGATCGCTTTCACTTGAATGCGCTTTCACTCGTGTCACAGGATAGCCGTCAAGTCTTAATTATTGCAGGAGAAGCAGGGTTACTGTTTCGTTCTAATGATCTTGGCGAAAGCTGGGTAGCGCTCGACTCTCCTTATGAAGGTTCATTTTTTGGTTTATCAAGTTTTGAGCAACAAGGGCAATCACAGTTGTTGGCACTGGGCTTACGTGGGCATCTATTTACAAGTGGCAATACAGGAGACTCTTGGCAACAGATTGAATTACATAGCTCATCTTCCTTAACCAGTGCGTCTGCTTATGGCAATGAGCTGATGTTAGTCGGGCTGGGTGGGTTGGTATTACATACGTCTGTTAATGATGATCTAGTGGGTAGCTTTAAATCTTTTGAACAACATGATCGTCGTGCTTGGAGCTCTGTTGTACGTGTTGGTGATGGCTGGGTAGTGGTGGGTGAAAAAGGTATAAAACGTATATCTGATAAGGCGTTGGAGGCTAGTTATGAGTAA
- a CDS encoding branched-chain amino acid ABC transporter substrate-binding protein translates to MKKFTRTLLSVGTAICLYGAVAQADTIKIGLAGPATGPVAQYGDMQKIGVLAAIEQINKAGGINGMQLEGVIYDDACDPKQAVAIANKIVNDGIQHVVGHLCSSSTEPAADIYEEEGVLMITAASTSPSITEKGHQMIFRTIGLDSMQGPFAGQYVINSVKPKNMAIIHDKQQYGEGLATAVKKEVEAAGIKPVMFEGVTPGDKDFSALIAKLKKNKVDFVYYGGYHPELGLILRQSKEKGLAARFMGPEGVGNPDISKIAGAASEGLLVTLPQSFDKDPANQALVQAIVDKGEDPTGPFVFPAYSAVEVMTTAMTATGSTDTEKLADYIRSNTFKTTTGELAFNEKGDLAQFSFVVYDWHADGTKTPAK, encoded by the coding sequence ATGAAGAAATTTACACGTACGCTGCTATCTGTAGGTACTGCAATTTGCTTATACGGCGCAGTAGCACAGGCTGACACTATCAAAATCGGCCTAGCTGGTCCTGCAACAGGTCCTGTTGCTCAATACGGTGACATGCAAAAAATTGGCGTACTCGCTGCGATTGAACAGATCAACAAAGCAGGCGGCATTAATGGTATGCAGCTTGAAGGCGTAATTTATGATGACGCATGCGACCCTAAGCAAGCCGTCGCTATTGCTAACAAAATCGTTAACGATGGTATCCAACACGTTGTAGGTCATCTTTGCTCGTCTTCTACTGAACCCGCTGCTGATATTTACGAAGAAGAAGGCGTTCTGATGATTACTGCCGCTTCAACCTCTCCTTCTATTACGGAAAAAGGTCATCAAATGATCTTCCGTACTATTGGTTTGGATAGCATGCAGGGCCCCTTTGCTGGCCAATATGTTATTAACAGCGTTAAGCCAAAAAACATGGCGATTATCCATGATAAACAGCAATACGGTGAAGGCCTTGCAACGGCAGTAAAAAAAGAAGTTGAAGCCGCAGGCATCAAGCCGGTTATGTTTGAAGGTGTAACGCCAGGGGACAAAGATTTCTCTGCACTCATCGCTAAATTGAAAAAGAACAAAGTAGACTTTGTTTACTACGGTGGCTACCACCCAGAGCTAGGCCTGATTTTGCGTCAATCTAAAGAAAAAGGTTTGGCTGCTAGATTCATGGGCCCTGAAGGTGTAGGTAATCCTGATATCTCTAAAATTGCCGGTGCAGCATCTGAAGGCCTGTTAGTAACACTGCCACAGAGCTTTGATAAAGATCCTGCCAACCAAGCATTGGTTCAAGCCATTGTTGATAAAGGCGAAGATCCAACAGGCCCATTCGTATTCCCTGCATACTCTGCCGTTGAAGTTATGACAACTGCAATGACAGCAACTGGGTCTACTGATACAGAAAAACTAGCTGATTACATCCGTAGCAACACCTTCAAAACAACGACAGGTGAATTAGCATTCAATGAGAAAGGCGACTTGGCCCAATTCTCATTTGTCGTTTACGACTGGCATGCAGACGGTACTAAAACGCCGGCGAAGTAA
- the livH gene encoding high-affinity branched-chain amino acid ABC transporter permease LivH: MSETILYLIQQLINGLTIGSTYALIAIGYTMVYGIIGMINFAHGEVYMIGSYITFIVIAGLLGMGMVSLPLILFIALVIAVLIASTYGWTVERVAYRPLRGTNRLIPLISAIGMSIFLQNYVVLSQGSRDIALPPMISGSWTFGDPNLFEVSFSYMQLFIWVATFITMLGLTLFISRSRMGRACRACSEDIGMTNLLGVDTNRVIAMTFIIGAALAAIAGLLLSLYYGVVNPFIGFMAGLKAFTAAVLGGIGSIPGAVLGGLILGVTEALTAAYFPSEYKDVVAFGLLILILLFRPSGLLGKPEVEKV; encoded by the coding sequence ATGTCAGAAACTATTCTCTATTTGATTCAGCAGCTCATTAATGGGCTGACTATCGGGTCGACCTATGCCCTGATCGCTATTGGCTATACCATGGTCTACGGCATCATCGGCATGATTAATTTCGCTCACGGCGAAGTTTATATGATCGGCTCTTACATTACCTTTATTGTGATTGCCGGCCTGTTAGGCATGGGCATGGTCAGCCTACCACTTATCCTATTTATAGCCTTAGTGATTGCCGTACTGATCGCCAGTACCTATGGTTGGACCGTTGAACGCGTTGCTTATCGCCCGTTACGTGGAACAAACCGTTTAATTCCGCTGATTTCGGCAATTGGTATGTCTATCTTTCTGCAAAACTATGTTGTTTTATCGCAAGGTTCACGTGATATCGCACTACCACCGATGATTTCCGGTAGCTGGACCTTTGGTGACCCAAATTTATTTGAAGTGTCTTTTTCATACATGCAGCTCTTCATTTGGGTAGCAACCTTCATCACTATGCTGGGGTTAACCCTGTTTATCTCGCGCTCTCGTATGGGCCGTGCTTGTCGTGCTTGCTCAGAAGATATTGGTATGACTAACTTGCTTGGCGTAGACACGAACCGCGTTATCGCTATGACATTTATTATTGGTGCAGCGCTAGCAGCTATTGCCGGTTTACTTTTGAGCCTTTATTACGGCGTGGTAAACCCATTTATTGGTTTTATGGCAGGTTTAAAAGCGTTTACAGCAGCTGTTTTAGGCGGTATCGGCTCAATACCCGGTGCAGTACTCGGTGGTCTTATACTCGGTGTTACAGAAGCACTCACTGCTGCATACTTTCCTTCTGAGTATAAAGATGTCGTTGCCTTTGGCTTATTAATACTGATCCTACTGTTCCGTCCTAGCGGCTTGTTAGGCAAACCGGAAGTGGAGAAAGTCTAA
- a CDS encoding high-affinity branched-chain amino acid ABC transporter permease LivM, whose product MGKLYNAIFSAGIAFVLACLMIGVKLNTDGTTLKVSGATSEQWAWIIGGIALVFFSQLFADQIDTAFSKIPKPKVGHLIPEGDKMAQLKPWLIAGLFVCMVIWPFMVSRGSVDLATLALIYIMLGLGLNIVVGLAGLLDLGYVAFYAVGAYTYALLSQYFDMSFWVCLPISAGMAALFGFILGFPVLRLRGDYLAIVTLGFGEIIRILLNNWTAVTGGPNGISGIAKPALFGLEFTRRSKDGSPLFHDFFGISYSSSYKVIFLYLIAVVLVAFVIFVINRLMRMPIGRAWEALREDEIACRSLGLNRTAIKLSAFTIGASTAGFAGSFFAARQGFISPESFTFIESAIILAIVVLGGMGSQVGVILAAIVMTILPELAREFSEYRMLLFGLTMVLMMRWRPQGLVPMKRPVLELK is encoded by the coding sequence ATGGGTAAACTCTACAACGCAATTTTTTCTGCGGGTATCGCCTTTGTACTAGCATGCCTAATGATTGGTGTAAAACTCAACACCGATGGTACAACGCTTAAAGTATCAGGCGCGACTTCTGAGCAGTGGGCGTGGATCATTGGCGGTATTGCACTGGTCTTTTTCTCACAGCTATTTGCAGACCAGATAGATACTGCATTTAGTAAAATACCTAAGCCAAAGGTGGGTCACTTAATACCTGAAGGTGACAAGATGGCGCAACTCAAGCCATGGCTAATAGCTGGGCTTTTTGTTTGCATGGTCATCTGGCCTTTTATGGTGTCACGCGGATCTGTTGATTTAGCCACATTGGCTCTCATTTATATCATGCTGGGTCTTGGCCTGAATATTGTTGTTGGTTTGGCGGGACTTCTGGACCTTGGCTATGTTGCCTTTTATGCCGTAGGTGCTTATACCTATGCATTATTATCGCAATATTTTGATATGTCTTTCTGGGTTTGCTTACCCATTTCAGCCGGTATGGCAGCCCTATTCGGCTTTATACTTGGGTTTCCGGTATTACGCTTACGCGGTGATTACCTCGCGATTGTAACCTTAGGGTTTGGTGAGATTATTCGTATCTTACTGAATAACTGGACAGCGGTAACCGGCGGCCCAAATGGTATTTCAGGTATCGCTAAACCTGCGTTGTTCGGCTTAGAATTTACGCGCAGATCCAAAGACGGGAGCCCGCTCTTCCATGACTTTTTCGGTATTAGCTACTCCAGCTCATACAAGGTTATTTTCCTTTATTTGATTGCCGTAGTCTTAGTGGCCTTTGTTATCTTTGTGATCAACCGCCTAATGCGTATGCCTATTGGTCGCGCATGGGAAGCATTACGTGAAGATGAAATCGCTTGCCGCTCTCTTGGCCTTAACCGTACAGCCATTAAGCTATCCGCCTTTACTATAGGCGCCTCGACTGCAGGCTTTGCGGGCTCATTCTTTGCGGCAAGGCAGGGCTTTATTAGTCCAGAGTCATTCACCTTTATCGAATCAGCTATTATCTTAGCGATTGTGGTTCTCGGTGGTATGGGGTCGCAAGTCGGCGTTATTTTGGCAGCTATCGTTATGACGATTCTCCCTGAGCTGGCACGTGAGTTCTCTGAATACCGCATGTTATTGTTCGGACTAACCATGGTTCTGATGATGCGCTGGCGCCCACAAGGCCTAGTGCCCATGAAACGCCCTGTTCTGGAGTTGAAATAA
- the livG gene encoding high-affinity branched-chain amino acid ABC transporter ATP-binding protein LivG, with protein MSQLLLDVNGLTMQFGGLVAVNKVNLTVKNRQIVSVIGPNGAGKTTVFNCLSGFYIPTAGSVMFKGKEIAGMKDFQISRQGLVRTFQHVRLFSNMTVIENMLVAQHRHLNTGLLAGLFKTPSYRRLEQEAMERAIFWLKEVNLLDSANRESGNLSYGQQRRLEIARCMVTQPELLMLDEPAAGLNPNETKELDELIIKLRDEHEISILLIEHDMGLVMGISDHIYVIAQGTPLADGNADDIKNNPDVIKAYLGES; from the coding sequence ATGAGTCAGTTATTACTCGACGTTAACGGGCTGACCATGCAGTTTGGCGGACTGGTAGCGGTAAACAAAGTTAATTTAACTGTAAAAAACCGCCAAATTGTTTCCGTCATTGGACCCAATGGTGCTGGTAAAACCACAGTCTTTAACTGCTTGTCGGGTTTTTATATCCCAACAGCAGGCAGCGTTATGTTCAAAGGCAAAGAGATTGCTGGCATGAAAGATTTCCAAATCTCTCGCCAGGGCTTAGTACGCACTTTTCAGCACGTACGTTTATTCTCGAACATGACCGTTATTGAAAACATGTTAGTAGCACAGCATCGCCATTTAAATACGGGTCTATTAGCCGGATTATTTAAAACGCCGTCTTATCGCCGACTAGAGCAAGAAGCGATGGAACGAGCAATCTTCTGGTTAAAAGAAGTGAACCTACTCGACTCAGCCAATCGTGAGTCAGGTAACCTGTCTTACGGTCAGCAAAGACGTTTAGAGATTGCTCGCTGCATGGTCACTCAGCCAGAACTATTGATGCTGGATGAACCAGCGGCGGGCCTTAACCCGAACGAAACCAAGGAGCTTGATGAACTGATTATCAAGCTACGTGATGAGCATGAAATATCTATCCTGTTGATCGAGCATGATATGGGCTTAGTGATGGGTATTTCTGACCACATTTATGTGATTGCACAAGGAACGCCTTTGGCCGACGGCAATGCCGACGATATCAAAAACAATCCTGATGTTATCAAAGCTTACCTTGGGGAATCGTAA
- a CDS encoding ABC transporter ATP-binding protein has protein sequence MLKLENVNTHYGKIQALHDISIDVHTGEIVTLIGANGAGKTTLMMTICGDPRASSGKIFFDGEEISSVNTPEIMRKGLAVVPEGRRVFSRLTVQENLHMGAYFRSNAEYEESLAHVLELFPRLEERINQRAGTMSGGEQQMLAIGRAMMSRPRMILLDEPSLGLAPIIIQQIFSIIEKLRDEGVTIFLVEQNANQALRIADRGYVMENGRVVLSDSGDALLTNPEVRKAYLGG, from the coding sequence ATGCTGAAACTGGAAAATGTAAATACCCATTACGGCAAAATCCAAGCACTACACGACATATCCATTGATGTTCATACAGGTGAAATCGTCACGCTTATCGGCGCAAACGGCGCAGGTAAAACCACACTAATGATGACTATCTGTGGTGATCCTCGCGCATCATCTGGGAAGATATTCTTTGATGGTGAAGAGATATCTTCTGTAAATACTCCTGAAATCATGCGCAAAGGATTAGCCGTGGTTCCTGAAGGGCGGCGTGTTTTCTCTCGCCTGACGGTGCAAGAAAACTTGCATATGGGTGCTTACTTTCGCAGCAATGCAGAGTACGAGGAAAGCCTTGCACACGTACTTGAGTTATTTCCACGATTAGAAGAGCGCATCAACCAGCGTGCCGGCACGATGTCAGGTGGCGAACAACAGATGTTAGCGATTGGCCGCGCCATGATGAGCCGCCCTCGGATGATCTTATTGGATGAACCCTCATTAGGGCTTGCTCCTATCATCATTCAGCAAATTTTCTCTATTATTGAGAAACTGCGCGATGAAGGCGTCACCATCTTTTTAGTGGAACAAAACGCTAACCAAGCGTTGCGTATCGCTGATCGAGGTTACGTCATGGAAAACGGACGTGTTGTTCTTAGCGACAGTGGTGATGCTTTGTTAACTAACCCAGAAGTGCGCAAAGCATACCTAGGCGGCTAA